A single genomic interval of Lucilia cuprina isolate Lc7/37 chromosome 2, ASM2204524v1, whole genome shotgun sequence harbors:
- the LOC111689017 gene encoding protein numb isoform X1, translating into MGNTSSHTHEPLERGFTRGKFGDVKNGKSASFRFSKKSPKKMDRLRRSFRDSFRRRKDRVPESSKPHQWQADEEAVRTATCSFSVKYLGCVEVFESRGMQVCEEALKVLRNSRRRPVRGLLHVSGDGLRVVDDETKGLIVDQTIEKVSFCAPDRNHERGFSYICRDGTTRRWMCHGFLACKDSGERLSHAVGCAFAVCLERKQRRDKECGVTMTFDTKNNTFTRTGSFRQQTMTERFANNERGIDTPSAAITPQPKPFNPFAIERPHATPSMLERQGSFRAFSTIGSQSPFKRQMSLRINDLPSNAERQKAFMAAATGNALALNTPNRSVSPIPEVSPARAGLELENGGIATAETVSQLCQELSQGLTLLSQTDAMLAASPNGATDDLNFNNNLSINQNIIAAEKHYQKVISSPTSISSYGVVTPTAQVTPRIATVSPAILNTPPQTPSNTPTLPTSSEKLTLKEAALPKADQWLGQVVKSTSPAALKRAPQLVNAGRTQSMSSVPGTNDPFDAEWVAGVTKPLSPELPAITGGIATPTTPANTTTPLHSTNPFISPPKAPAQSFQVQL; encoded by the exons atgggAAACACATCGTCACACACGCATGAACCTTTAGAAAGAGGCTTCACACGAGGAAAATTTGGTGATGTTAAAAATGGG AAATCGGCTTCATTCCGTTTTAGTAAAAAGTCTCCCAAGAAAATGGATCGTTTGCGACGATCCTTTCGTGATTCGTTTAGACGCCGAAAGGATCGTGTTCCCGAGTCATCGAAACCTCATCAATGGCAGGCGGATGAAGAGGCTGTGCGCACGGCCACCTGTTCATTTTCGGTTAAATATTTAGGTTGTGTTGAGGTTTTCGAATCGCGTGGTATGCAGGTTTGCGAGGAGGCCCTCAAAGTTTTGCgg aaCTCTCGTCGTCGTCCGGTAAGAGGTCTTTTACATGTTAGTGGTGATGGTTTGCGCGTGGTAGATGACGAAACCAAGGGCCTAATAGTGGATCAGACCATCGAAAAGGTCAGTTTCTGTGCACCAGATCGTAATCATGAACGTGGCTTTAGTTATATCTGTCGTGATGGCACCACTCGACGTTGGATGTGTCATGGTTTTTTGGCTTGCAAGGATTCCGGAGAACGTTTGTCACATGCGGTAGGTTGTGCCTTTGCGGTGTGCTTGGAGCGTAAGCAAAGACGTGATAAGGAATGTGGTGTGACTATGACTTTTGATACCAAGAATAATACATTCACACGTACCGGCTCCTTCCGTCAGCAGACAATGACCGAACGTTTTGCCAACAACGAAAGGGGCATTGATACGCCCTCGGCTGCCATAACACCACAGCCGAAACCTTTTAATCCCTTTGCCATTGAACGGCCTCATGCTACACCTTCCATGCTAGAGCGTCAAGGCTCTTTCCGGGCCTTTAGCACAATTGGTAGTCAGTCACCTTTTAAGCGTCAGATGTCATTGCGCATTAATGATCTTCCGTCCAATGCAGAGCGTCAAAAGGCCTTTATGGCGGCAGCCACGGGCAATGCTTTGGCTTTAAATACACCCAATCGTAGTGTGTCACCCATACCAGAGGTGTCACCGGCTAGAGCCGGTTTAGAGTTGGAAAATGGCGGTATAGCCACAGCCGAAACGGTAAGCCAGCTGTGTCAAGAGCTTAGCCAGGGTTTGACTTTGCTTTCGCAAACCGACGCAATGTTGGCAGCATCGCCCAATGGTGCTACCGATGATCtcaatttcaataataatttgaGCATTAATCAGAATATTATAGCTGCAGAAAAACACTATCAAAAAGTAATCTCCTCACCCACCAGCATCTCCAGTTATGGTGTGGTCACACCCACGGCTCAAGTCACGCCACGTATTGCCACTGTATCGCCGGCTATACTCAATACACCTCCTCAGACGCCTAGTAATACACCCACACTACCCACGAGTAGCGAAAAGTTAACACTCAAGGAAGCCGCACTGCCGAAAGCCGATCAATGGTTGGGTCAGGTTGTGAAGAGTACCTCACCGGCGGCCCTCAAACGAGCTCCTCAACTGGTCAACGCTGGACGCACACAATCGATGAGCTCAGTGCCCGGTACAAATGATCCCTTCGATGCCGAATGGGTAGCGGGTGTCACTAAGCCCTTGTCACCTGAATTGCCGGCAATAACGGGAGGTATTGCTACACCCACCACGCCAGCCAATACCACAACGCCGCTGCACAGTACTAATCCCTTTATATCGCCACCTAAAGCTCCAGCGCAATCATTCCAAGTGCAACTCTAA
- the LOC111689017 gene encoding protein numb isoform X2, with product MDRLRRSFRDSFRRRKDRVPESSKPHQWQADEEAVRTATCSFSVKYLGCVEVFESRGMQVCEEALKVLRNSRRRPVRGLLHVSGDGLRVVDDETKGLIVDQTIEKVSFCAPDRNHERGFSYICRDGTTRRWMCHGFLACKDSGERLSHAVGCAFAVCLERKQRRDKECGVTMTFDTKNNTFTRTGSFRQQTMTERFANNERGIDTPSAAITPQPKPFNPFAIERPHATPSMLERQGSFRAFSTIGSQSPFKRQMSLRINDLPSNAERQKAFMAAATGNALALNTPNRSVSPIPEVSPARAGLELENGGIATAETVSQLCQELSQGLTLLSQTDAMLAASPNGATDDLNFNNNLSINQNIIAAEKHYQKVISSPTSISSYGVVTPTAQVTPRIATVSPAILNTPPQTPSNTPTLPTSSEKLTLKEAALPKADQWLGQVVKSTSPAALKRAPQLVNAGRTQSMSSVPGTNDPFDAEWVAGVTKPLSPELPAITGGIATPTTPANTTTPLHSTNPFISPPKAPAQSFQVQL from the exons ATGGATCGTTTGCGACGATCCTTTCGTGATTCGTTTAGACGCCGAAAGGATCGTGTTCCCGAGTCATCGAAACCTCATCAATGGCAGGCGGATGAAGAGGCTGTGCGCACGGCCACCTGTTCATTTTCGGTTAAATATTTAGGTTGTGTTGAGGTTTTCGAATCGCGTGGTATGCAGGTTTGCGAGGAGGCCCTCAAAGTTTTGCgg aaCTCTCGTCGTCGTCCGGTAAGAGGTCTTTTACATGTTAGTGGTGATGGTTTGCGCGTGGTAGATGACGAAACCAAGGGCCTAATAGTGGATCAGACCATCGAAAAGGTCAGTTTCTGTGCACCAGATCGTAATCATGAACGTGGCTTTAGTTATATCTGTCGTGATGGCACCACTCGACGTTGGATGTGTCATGGTTTTTTGGCTTGCAAGGATTCCGGAGAACGTTTGTCACATGCGGTAGGTTGTGCCTTTGCGGTGTGCTTGGAGCGTAAGCAAAGACGTGATAAGGAATGTGGTGTGACTATGACTTTTGATACCAAGAATAATACATTCACACGTACCGGCTCCTTCCGTCAGCAGACAATGACCGAACGTTTTGCCAACAACGAAAGGGGCATTGATACGCCCTCGGCTGCCATAACACCACAGCCGAAACCTTTTAATCCCTTTGCCATTGAACGGCCTCATGCTACACCTTCCATGCTAGAGCGTCAAGGCTCTTTCCGGGCCTTTAGCACAATTGGTAGTCAGTCACCTTTTAAGCGTCAGATGTCATTGCGCATTAATGATCTTCCGTCCAATGCAGAGCGTCAAAAGGCCTTTATGGCGGCAGCCACGGGCAATGCTTTGGCTTTAAATACACCCAATCGTAGTGTGTCACCCATACCAGAGGTGTCACCGGCTAGAGCCGGTTTAGAGTTGGAAAATGGCGGTATAGCCACAGCCGAAACGGTAAGCCAGCTGTGTCAAGAGCTTAGCCAGGGTTTGACTTTGCTTTCGCAAACCGACGCAATGTTGGCAGCATCGCCCAATGGTGCTACCGATGATCtcaatttcaataataatttgaGCATTAATCAGAATATTATAGCTGCAGAAAAACACTATCAAAAAGTAATCTCCTCACCCACCAGCATCTCCAGTTATGGTGTGGTCACACCCACGGCTCAAGTCACGCCACGTATTGCCACTGTATCGCCGGCTATACTCAATACACCTCCTCAGACGCCTAGTAATACACCCACACTACCCACGAGTAGCGAAAAGTTAACACTCAAGGAAGCCGCACTGCCGAAAGCCGATCAATGGTTGGGTCAGGTTGTGAAGAGTACCTCACCGGCGGCCCTCAAACGAGCTCCTCAACTGGTCAACGCTGGACGCACACAATCGATGAGCTCAGTGCCCGGTACAAATGATCCCTTCGATGCCGAATGGGTAGCGGGTGTCACTAAGCCCTTGTCACCTGAATTGCCGGCAATAACGGGAGGTATTGCTACACCCACCACGCCAGCCAATACCACAACGCCGCTGCACAGTACTAATCCCTTTATATCGCCACCTAAAGCTCCAGCGCAATCATTCCAAGTGCAACTCTAA